The Sagittula stellata E-37 sequence ACCGGTTTCGGCCTCGACTAAACCGCCTCCACCCGAAGGCGGTGCCCTCTGAACGAGGACAGGCCTTGACCCGTGCCCGGGTAGCTCAGGGGTAGAGCAGTGGATTGAAAATCCTCGTGTCGGTGGTTCGATTCCGCCCCCGGGCACCATTATCACTCAACCAATACTGTTCGCAGACCAGTAAAAGAAGGCGTTTTAAGTGGTTGAGTGAGAGTGCGGGCGAGGTTTGCTCCACATTCTGCTCCACATTTTGCTCCACACGCCTGGACCTTGCTGCGCTTTCATGCGTGAGCCGATAGGCACTATCTGTCGTATCGACCGATGGAAATCCTTCAAGATGTTCCGGAAATCGCAGGACTTGCCATGATGTACGCTGCCGGAGCGGCATTATTGCACCGCTGAGCCTGCACGGCTAAACATAAAGAACATAACAAGAACGAAGGCAGCAGCAAGACTTGGCGGCACTTGCACCCATCGAGCTTTGCGCGGGCGCGGGCGGACAGACCCTCGGGGTCGAAAAGGCGGGGTTCAGTCCCAGCCCCTTGCAGTAAATGGTGCAGCGTGTGGCTCATGGCCCTGTTAGCACGACACCATGCCGACTGAGACCTCCCAAAAGTTTCTACGGGAGATGTCAGATGAATGACGGCTATAGCGGGCTTCCTGCCGTTCGCGTTGAGCGCAGCGAACGGCTCCTACGAGGCTACAATGACCACGGCTCTCTTGAGTGAGTTTGCAGCTGCAGAATGAAAACGCTCGTCGCGCCCGGCCCTGACCTGCCCTTTGCTAAATCGTCCGTCGTTGCGGCGCAGCTCTCCCGAAGCAGACTTCCATGACACATTGCCACTTTGCCCTTTTGGAGTAAGCGTGTTTTGGGCCGCCCACGCAAAACCTTATACAGTCGCCTCTATCATATTTATCTCCTCGGGAGTGAGTTCATGCAGGCGATAGATCGTCTGGTTGATCCGGTTCTCCAGTGTGGCGATCTCGGCCTCGACTGTGGCGATCTCTTCTTGCAGGCGGATCACGTCGGCCATGATGTGATCGTCCGCGCTCACGGCAACCTTCTTCAACAAGGTCGCCAGCTTCTTGCCGGTCAGGCGGGCGCTGACCTCGGTTCGGCTGGCGAGCACCTTCCATTGGGCGAGGATGAACGGGGCCTGTTTTGGGGGCGGGAAGATCATTGTGACGGCGGGAATGCCGTCGACCATGAAGCGCAGCTCGCCGCGTTTGAGTTCTGCCGAAAGGGCGACACCGGGTTTGAGGTGCTCTTCCAGCGCGGCTTGGCGGGCCTCTACCTCGCGGGCGAGACGGTCCTTGGCCCATTTGCGGCGCTCTGTGCCGATCAGGCGTTTGGGCGCAGCATCTTTTAAGTCGTCCAGATCAGGCAAATCAGGGAACAGCCAGTCGTCCGGGCGAGGCCGGATGCTGACAGCTCCCATTCGAAGGGCAATGTCAGCCAGAGCCTGCCGCAGCTGGTCATATAGCGCTTGAAGACGCTCAGCGTCCCGAGCCAGCGCCGCGCTGTCATCGCCCTCTGCGAGCGGGACTGGCAAGTATTTGATGAACTGTTTGTTCGCCTCGTAATACCCGTTGTCTTTGGGCTTTGCCGTCTTCCGGAAGTAGAAATCGCAGGGCTTGGCATTAAGCGCAGCCAAGGTGCCCCATAGAGACACGTTCCGAGCCGGCATGATGCCGTTCACCCGGACGTTGTTGATATAGAAGGCTCCCTTACAATCCGCCGAAACCTGCATACTGTTGACGGTCTGTGCCACCATTAGCTTCGGGGTTTCTTGCTTACCAAGGTTTTGGCTGCGCCCGAACTGATACCATTCATCGTTGTCGAACTTACTGTCCTCACGGGCGCGAAGCTCTTCTTCATGTCCCAAAAGATAGGCCCAGGCATTCGGATATTGGGTCTGCATGGTGCTGGCCGGGATCAGGCTCGGGCGATTGCCGCCAAGGCTGTAAGGGAACAGCAGATAGGTATCGGTCTGGGGTGTCAGGTAGCGGCAGGCCTCCGCGCCAGACACAAGCGGCTTCATGATCTCGTCTTCGATCTGGACCACACGCCCACGCTTGGCCCCTTTCGGCGGCTTTTCCTCGTAGCGGTTCGCTCCCAACCGTTTCAAGTGGTAGATATGATCTGCGCTGGTCTGGATGCCGACGAAGATGTTGCGTGTCACGCCGGGATCATCCAACCGCACCCCGTTGCCCGTCAGCTTGTCGATTAGGTCACGCTCGCTCCCTGTCACCAGCAGCCAGCGATCCCCGAAGGTCAACCGATCATAGGACAAGCGGATGTGGTCGGCCTCCCACGGGCTTTCGGCCACTACACCGTTCGGGGCCTTCACTACCGCCACCTCGTCGTTCGGATGCTTCGAGAAGAACATGAGCGCAGTGTAAACCGTCGCTTCTTCGAAAATCTGGTGCGAGCCGAAGTCGATCCAGCCCCAGAGATGTCGGCCAGTCTCGACCATCCCGCGCAGCCCCGCTCCATATTCGTTCATCTGCCAGACAGACGGGGCGATGTAGCCCAGGCGGCCATCGTCGTTCAGAAGCTGGATGCCCTTTTCGATGAAAGGCAGATACAGGTCGAAATTGCCGGTCTGGGTGCTGTGATAGACCCCGCCATCCTCTGGATCACGTTTCAGGAACGCGGCCATGTCGGCATGGGCCTTGCGGAAATTCTGGAGCTTCACATAGGGCGGGTTGCCGACGACCGCATCGAACCCCCCACGTTCGAATACTCCGGGAAACGCGGCCCGCCAGTCAAAGGCGTTGATCCGTTCATTCTCGTCCGCACTGTAGGGCGCAAGACCATCGTAGAACTCCGGCCCGATCAGGCTGTTTCCATCACGGATATGGTTGTCGAGCGACGACAGCGGTTTGTCGGATCGCGCGGTGTGGAGCCAGAGCGCGAGCTTGGTGATCTCGACGGACGCCGGGTTGATGTCCACGCCATAGAGATTGCGGCGCAGGATTTCCCGCACGGCTGCGTCAGTCCAATCCTCTTCAGCCATCTTCTGGCCCAGTTGGCGCCGCAGATCGCGGAGTGCCTTCCACTCATCCAGCAGGTACGCCAGCGTAGTGATCAGGAACGCGCCAGAACCGCAGGCAGGGTCGACAATGCGGATGTCGCGCAGCTCTGCCTCGTAGGCGTCAATGGCCTTGATCGTGGGCAGCTTGTTCTTTTTCTCGGACGGCCAGCCGCAGGCGGCCTTCAGATCGGTCAGGCGGCGGCCCACCGTTTCATCCACGATGCGTTCAACGACCCATTCGGGCGTGTAGTAGACGCCATCGCGCTTGCGCTTGCTTTCTTTGTTGACCGACTTGCGGCCTTCTTCCTCGGCTTCGAGGATTTCGAGTTCGGTGATCGACTGCTCAAAGATGCGCCCGAGGGTGTAAAGGCCGATACTGCGCTCCGGGTCTCGCTTGGCAGAGGGCACGTGTTGGTCGTTGACCACGCCCTCGCTCCAGCTGGAGGCATAGTTGTAGTTCGCGGACAGGTAGAGCAACGTCAGCTTGTTCGCCGCGAGGCTGGCTTCGTTCTGGCCCTGCCCGCGCTCGCAGAAGATACTGTTGGGCATATGCAGTTTTTCAAGGTCAGGGTCGGGAGCGAACAGGCCACCGTTGAACTGGTTGATTTGGTGATCGCCAAAGGCCCGGCCATCGTTCATCGCCTTGAAGAGGCGGCGCAGCCATTGCCAGATTTCCCCACCTTTAGGGTCGAAATACTGATCGTCGGCCTGCCGTATCAAGTAGTCGCGAAGAAGTTGGGGCGGGAAGCCCAAGGCGCGACCCATATCTTCGCAGAAGAACACGAATATCGCCCGGTCGAGGATTTTCTGGGCCATCCGAACCAGCCGTCCCTTGGTCCCGGGAAAGCGGTCGGTGTCCGGGCCGTTATATTCCAGAAGGATGCGGTAAAGGTGCTCCCGGAAACCGCGATACTCGGCGTAGAAGCGGTTCTCCAGCTCGCTTTGGCGAAACCGCTGTTGCTGAATGAGCGAAAGCAATTGAGCGCGGCCACTGGTGCCGCTCACAATCAGGGTGTCGCGGTGGAACAGGCGCGAAAACAAGAACCGGTCAAAACGCCCCTCTTCTGTGTCGTTCAACAAGGTGGCGTGCTGAAGAAGGTCTTTCTTCTCGATAGCGAAGCTGATGTATTGCCGCTCACCGCGATCCGCCCAATAGAGGCGGAATTCATTCATATCGGTGACAATTGCCCAGGTCGGAATAATTGACTCATAACCGAACATGCCTTTCCGGCTCGCATACAGATAATCAAGACCCTGTTTTACCGGAGACCTGGAATTGCCTTTTCGCTTCTGAGGAGCGTCGAGGGCGCTCTTGATGTCTTTGAATTCAACAAGCACCTGCGGAACGGGCGTGGTTTCGTTCGGGGAAAAGAAGCCGAGCGCAGCATCGGCCTCGCCCATACCGCCCCGCTGTCCAGCTCCTGCGACAGGAAACGCTGGGTAAAGTGTGTAATTCGATTCTCCACCTGCCTGGCCGGCTTGCACGTAACCCCATGTAGCTCGGAAGAATTCTTCCAGCAGCGCGGCTTGTGCCGTGGTTTCTTTTTGGTTGCCCCGCGCGGCCCAACGCCGGAGCCGTTCGATCAACTCAGCCTCTTCGACGCTGTCCTTAAAGGTATCGTATTCATGAGCCCACACCGAACGCAAAAACGATTTCGAAACGAAAGCGTTGTGAATATCACTCATATCATTGAACCTGCATTTTGGGGCCGCCCCCGT is a genomic window containing:
- a CDS encoding Eco57I restriction-modification methylase domain-containing protein; amino-acid sequence: MSDIHNAFVSKSFLRSVWAHEYDTFKDSVEEAELIERLRRWAARGNQKETTAQAALLEEFFRATWGYVQAGQAGGESNYTLYPAFPVAGAGQRGGMGEADAALGFFSPNETTPVPQVLVEFKDIKSALDAPQKRKGNSRSPVKQGLDYLYASRKGMFGYESIIPTWAIVTDMNEFRLYWADRGERQYISFAIEKKDLLQHATLLNDTEEGRFDRFLFSRLFHRDTLIVSGTSGRAQLLSLIQQQRFRQSELENRFYAEYRGFREHLYRILLEYNGPDTDRFPGTKGRLVRMAQKILDRAIFVFFCEDMGRALGFPPQLLRDYLIRQADDQYFDPKGGEIWQWLRRLFKAMNDGRAFGDHQINQFNGGLFAPDPDLEKLHMPNSIFCERGQGQNEASLAANKLTLLYLSANYNYASSWSEGVVNDQHVPSAKRDPERSIGLYTLGRIFEQSITELEILEAEEEGRKSVNKESKRKRDGVYYTPEWVVERIVDETVGRRLTDLKAACGWPSEKKNKLPTIKAIDAYEAELRDIRIVDPACGSGAFLITTLAYLLDEWKALRDLRRQLGQKMAEEDWTDAAVREILRRNLYGVDINPASVEITKLALWLHTARSDKPLSSLDNHIRDGNSLIGPEFYDGLAPYSADENERINAFDWRAAFPGVFERGGFDAVVGNPPYVKLQNFRKAHADMAAFLKRDPEDGGVYHSTQTGNFDLYLPFIEKGIQLLNDDGRLGYIAPSVWQMNEYGAGLRGMVETGRHLWGWIDFGSHQIFEEATVYTALMFFSKHPNDEVAVVKAPNGVVAESPWEADHIRLSYDRLTFGDRWLLVTGSERDLIDKLTGNGVRLDDPGVTRNIFVGIQTSADHIYHLKRLGANRYEEKPPKGAKRGRVVQIEDEIMKPLVSGAEACRYLTPQTDTYLLFPYSLGGNRPSLIPASTMQTQYPNAWAYLLGHEEELRAREDSKFDNDEWYQFGRSQNLGKQETPKLMVAQTVNSMQVSADCKGAFYINNVRVNGIMPARNVSLWGTLAALNAKPCDFYFRKTAKPKDNGYYEANKQFIKYLPVPLAEGDDSAALARDAERLQALYDQLRQALADIALRMGAVSIRPRPDDWLFPDLPDLDDLKDAAPKRLIGTERRKWAKDRLAREVEARQAALEEHLKPGVALSAELKRGELRFMVDGIPAVTMIFPPPKQAPFILAQWKVLASRTEVSARLTGKKLATLLKKVAVSADDHIMADVIRLQEEIATVEAEIATLENRINQTIYRLHELTPEEINMIEATV